Proteins encoded within one genomic window of Ideonella dechloratans:
- a CDS encoding 2OG-Fe dioxygenase family protein: MMLAPALTPLSGLDATLAAQGFAVLNAQGLGEMLSAPPEALADWPAYWDRLPADGYLRDGGRYRRRRHSCFIVEGEVVTQVPHRPHWQPVSYNALHGGIERHFEPIEPSLVADPLWSRWLAGMAARASALRGPRTWYVEAHPFRIDTTDGIGRPTPEGAHRDGVDLVTVTLISRVGIKGGETRVFEAQGTAGQRFTLSEPFSTLLLDDERVIHESTPIQPLDPAVGGHRDTLVLTFRAGGFQGPDNS, encoded by the coding sequence ATGATGCTTGCTCCTGCGTTGACCCCGCTGTCGGGTCTGGACGCGACCCTGGCCGCCCAGGGCTTCGCGGTGCTGAATGCCCAAGGGCTGGGCGAGATGCTGTCGGCCCCGCCCGAGGCGCTGGCCGACTGGCCGGCCTACTGGGACCGCCTGCCGGCCGACGGCTACCTGCGCGATGGTGGCCGTTACCGGCGCCGGCGCCACAGCTGTTTCATCGTCGAAGGCGAGGTGGTGACCCAGGTGCCGCACCGGCCGCACTGGCAGCCGGTCTCCTACAACGCCCTGCACGGCGGCATCGAACGCCACTTCGAGCCGATCGAGCCCTCGTTGGTGGCCGACCCGCTGTGGTCGCGCTGGCTGGCGGGCATGGCCGCCCGGGCCTCGGCCCTGCGCGGGCCGCGGACCTGGTATGTCGAGGCCCACCCCTTCCGCATCGACACCACCGACGGCATCGGCCGGCCCACGCCCGAAGGCGCCCACCGCGACGGCGTGGACCTGGTCACCGTGACCCTGATCAGCCGCGTGGGCATCAAGGGCGGCGAGACCCGGGTCTTCGAGGCCCAGGGCACGGCCGGCCAGCGCTTCACGCTCAGCGAGCCCTTCAGCACCCTGCTGCTGGACGATGAGCGGGTGATCCATGAATCCACCCCCATCCAGCCGCTGGACCCGGCCGTGGGCGGCCACCGCGACACCCTGGTGCTGACCTTCCGCGCCGGCGGCTTCCAGGGCCCGGACAACAGCTGA
- a CDS encoding 6-phosphofructokinase, translating into MHIGILTGGGDCPGLNAVIRAVTLALINEAGATVTGIERGFLGLCRPAMRPLRAPDVEGILSLGGTILGTHNRCDPFHYFGADGADVSAQAVATLQREGIDGLVVIGGDGTMVIAEGFARLGVPVVGVPKTIDNDLMHTDRSFGFDSAVAVVAESLDRLATTAKSHGRVMIAETMGRYAGWIGLEGGMAGGADVILLPELPFSVEAVAEVCREREAREGDTLICIAEGAHALNQDQVVRARLADSPEPVRLGGVGQWLAQALQPLVGSEVRSTQLGHVQRGGSPTPFDRVLATRFGYHAAQLVRSGDFNRMVVLQGDTCTSVALASVAGQSRKVPLDHPLLAAAQGLGLSLGQPRV; encoded by the coding sequence ATGCACATCGGAATCCTGACGGGCGGCGGTGACTGCCCCGGACTCAACGCGGTGATCCGCGCGGTCACCCTGGCCCTGATCAACGAGGCGGGCGCCACCGTCACCGGCATCGAGCGCGGCTTTCTGGGCCTGTGCCGGCCCGCCATGCGGCCGCTGCGCGCGCCGGACGTGGAGGGCATCCTCTCGCTGGGCGGCACCATCCTGGGCACGCACAACCGCTGCGACCCCTTCCACTACTTCGGCGCGGACGGGGCGGATGTCTCGGCCCAGGCGGTGGCCACCTTGCAGCGCGAGGGCATCGACGGCCTGGTGGTCATCGGCGGCGACGGCACCATGGTGATCGCCGAGGGCTTTGCCCGCCTGGGCGTGCCGGTGGTGGGCGTGCCCAAGACCATCGACAACGACCTGATGCACACCGACCGCAGCTTCGGCTTCGACAGCGCGGTGGCGGTGGTGGCGGAATCGCTGGACCGGCTGGCCACCACGGCCAAGAGCCATGGTCGGGTGATGATTGCCGAAACCATGGGGCGCTATGCCGGCTGGATCGGTCTGGAGGGCGGCATGGCCGGCGGGGCCGACGTGATCCTGCTGCCTGAACTGCCGTTCTCGGTCGAGGCGGTGGCCGAGGTCTGCCGCGAGCGCGAGGCCCGCGAGGGCGACACCCTCATCTGCATTGCCGAAGGCGCGCACGCGCTGAACCAGGACCAGGTGGTGCGCGCGCGGCTGGCCGACAGCCCGGAGCCCGTGCGCCTGGGCGGGGTGGGGCAGTGGCTGGCCCAGGCCCTGCAGCCCCTGGTGGGCAGCGAGGTGCGCAGCACCCAGCTGGGCCATGTGCAGCGCGGTGGTTCGCCCACCCCCTTCGACCGGGTGCTGGCCACTCGCTTCGGCTACCACGCGGCCCAACTGGTGCGCAGCGGCGACTTCAACCGCATGGTGGTGCTGCAGGGCGACACCTGCACCAGCGTGGCGCTGGCCAGCGTGGCCGGGCAGAGCCGGAAGGTGCCGCTGGACCACCCCCTGCTGGCGGCCGCCCAGGGGCTGGGCCTGTCGCTGGGGCAGCCCCGCGTTTGA
- a CDS encoding DUF3149 domain-containing protein, which produces MHALRDFFTTDYGLMSAAGILFMLGMLGYYVYYFIHHMHVDEKAEQDRLAAAAHK; this is translated from the coding sequence ATGCACGCTCTGCGCGACTTCTTCACGACCGACTATGGCCTGATGAGCGCCGCCGGCATCCTGTTCATGCTGGGCATGCTGGGCTACTACGTCTACTACTTCATCCACCACATGCATGTGGATGAAAAGGCCGAGCAGGACCGCCTGGCCGCCGCCGCGCACAAGTGA